In a genomic window of Blastocatellia bacterium:
- a CDS encoding right-handed parallel beta-helix repeat-containing protein, which produces MMTRVSLHLRLLSFAMVLLGIHSVALAQDEPPPKTIITVNTTTDPSPDIRYRTCSYNSGALYIASTPCSLRRALIEASGRPTTDRPILIQFNIPTSDPGYDSVTGAWTLTIDGALLPLRRDNTLEKIGQVTIDGSTQPGGRTDGPRIIVDTNGWSLEIQSEQNTIRNISWKGGGIITLSGDNNVVENIWMGLTDDGQSLALRTPSDPARLAGGGIHVRGAKNIIRNNVITGSKSRAIIIEGSNNEVRGNWIGTRADGTVPDVIPLLKCLRNPTYEPLNWYGGWGIQVSGSNNRIIGNRIAGLHQTQTANETPPMALEIFGTNHTIQDNVIGVDSAGKEVGVCGQGIKVAGTGTKILSNQVVGSRNGFENTRSAILVNDSSPMFGQITIRQNIIKDGPALAIEMGPAIPTTLKLFKPAKITSLNGLMVTGTSGDNSPCPLCTVDLYLDDTDSTQEALQHLGSVQADANGNFTLMLSEPLPAGHGIRTGSTTLFTGVIGNYGGGTSTALSDVVYLPAATLSHTQLKTQKGVR; this is translated from the coding sequence ATGATGACACGTGTTTCTTTGCATCTACGACTTCTGTCCTTTGCGATGGTGCTTCTTGGAATCCACTCGGTGGCGCTTGCCCAGGATGAGCCGCCGCCCAAGACCATCATCACCGTCAACACGACGACTGATCCCTCCCCCGACATCCGTTACCGAACGTGTAGTTACAACAGCGGTGCGCTCTACATTGCCAGCACGCCGTGCAGCCTGCGCCGGGCTCTGATCGAGGCCAGCGGACGACCAACCACTGACCGGCCCATTCTCATTCAGTTCAACATCCCGACCTCGGACCCGGGCTATGATTCGGTCACCGGAGCCTGGACGTTGACGATTGACGGCGCTTTGCTCCCGCTCAGGAGAGATAACACGCTGGAGAAAATCGGTCAGGTGACGATTGATGGAAGCACGCAACCCGGCGGGCGGACCGATGGTCCCAGGATCATCGTTGACACGAACGGATGGTCGCTGGAGATTCAAAGCGAACAGAACACCATTCGCAACATCTCCTGGAAAGGGGGCGGCATCATCACGCTCAGCGGAGACAACAACGTCGTCGAGAACATCTGGATGGGCCTCACCGATGATGGCCAATCCCTGGCGCTCCGAACGCCGTCTGATCCGGCGCGTCTGGCGGGCGGAGGCATCCACGTGCGCGGCGCTAAGAATATCATCCGAAACAACGTCATCACCGGGTCCAAGAGCCGGGCCATCATTATCGAAGGCAGTAATAATGAGGTCAGAGGCAATTGGATTGGCACCCGAGCTGATGGGACCGTCCCGGACGTGATCCCGCTCCTCAAATGCCTCCGCAACCCAACCTACGAGCCGCTCAACTGGTACGGCGGCTGGGGCATTCAGGTCAGCGGCAGCAACAATCGAATCATCGGCAACCGCATCGCCGGATTGCATCAAACTCAGACGGCAAACGAAACGCCGCCGATGGCCCTGGAAATCTTCGGCACCAACCACACGATTCAAGACAATGTGATCGGCGTCGACAGCGCGGGAAAAGAAGTCGGCGTCTGTGGCCAGGGAATCAAAGTGGCCGGGACGGGCACGAAAATCCTGAGCAATCAGGTCGTGGGCAGTCGCAACGGATTTGAGAACACCCGCTCAGCCATTCTGGTCAATGACAGCTCGCCGATGTTCGGCCAGATCACCATCCGGCAAAACATCATCAAGGATGGACCGGCGCTGGCCATTGAAATGGGGCCGGCCATCCCGACGACGTTGAAGCTGTTCAAACCGGCCAAGATCACGAGCCTCAACGGACTCATGGTGACGGGCACCAGCGGCGACAACAGTCCCTGCCCGCTCTGCACTGTTGATCTGTACCTGGATGATACGGACAGCACCCAAGAAGCCTTGCAACATCTGGGATCAGTCCAGGCCGATGCCAATGGCAACTTCACGCTCATGCTGTCGGAGCCGCTGCCGGCAGGCCACGGCATCCGCACCGGGAGCACGACCTTGTTCACCGGCGTCATTGGCAACTATGGGGGTGGAACGAGCACCGCCCTGTCGGATGTTGTCTATCTCCCGGCGGCAACTCTGTCTCACACACAACTGAAAACGCAAAAAGGAGTGAGATAA
- a CDS encoding PHB depolymerase family esterase, with the protein MRKDHNKLAHRWLGLSLASAMLGPTMFGSPSEAHPMTLTQQAMIQTITVPYEGVDRSVSLYVPTGYRAGTAVPLVFALHGGGGDASIMYAPDHRIVEYAEREGFIAVFPNGLPRPDAPPNSTNYYWHDPVNIGYMNHLIDLMIARYTVDTHRIYFIGFSGGAQLSYKLAADPQISARIAAIATAAGSIGSKFTDPPTSPWEIIDPSASGGRPLSALLLQGGNDRKLPAEGGFPEDYNEIQLSFQVKVDIFRLFLGATMSSRFTHPLLPSRAQAMAYTNPTTRQAVISILDPVLGHAWPDWNYMGIIWDFFQRVPTR; encoded by the coding sequence ATGAGAAAGGATCACAACAAGCTAGCTCACCGCTGGCTCGGTCTGAGCCTGGCTTCAGCCATGCTCGGTCCGACGATGTTCGGGTCGCCGAGTGAGGCGCATCCGATGACTCTCACTCAGCAGGCGATGATCCAAACGATCACCGTGCCGTATGAGGGCGTTGACCGTTCGGTTTCCCTCTATGTGCCGACGGGCTACCGAGCGGGTACGGCGGTCCCGTTAGTCTTTGCGCTCCACGGCGGGGGCGGGGATGCCTCGATCATGTACGCTCCGGATCACCGCATTGTCGAGTATGCCGAGCGGGAGGGCTTCATCGCCGTCTTCCCCAATGGACTGCCCCGACCGGACGCACCGCCGAACAGCACGAACTACTATTGGCATGATCCGGTCAACATCGGATACATGAACCACCTGATTGATCTGATGATCGCGCGCTATACGGTAGACACTCACCGAATATACTTCATCGGCTTTTCCGGTGGAGCGCAACTCTCTTATAAGCTGGCTGCCGATCCACAGATTTCGGCGCGTATTGCGGCCATTGCCACGGCGGCCGGCAGCATCGGGTCAAAGTTTACAGATCCGCCGACGTCGCCCTGGGAGATTATTGATCCCTCCGCCTCCGGTGGCAGGCCCCTGTCGGCGCTGCTCTTGCAAGGCGGAAATGATCGGAAGCTCCCGGCAGAGGGCGGATTCCCTGAGGACTACAACGAAATCCAGCTCTCGTTCCAGGTGAAGGTGGATATCTTCCGGCTCTTCCTTGGAGCGACAATGAGTTCCCGTTTCACGCATCCATTGCTTCCCTCACGGGCGCAGGCGATGGCCTACACCAACCCCACGACGAGGCAGGCAGTCATCTCCATCCTTGACCCGGTGTTGGGGCATGCCTGGCCCGATTGGAATTACATGGGTATCATCTGGGACTTCTTCCAGCGGGTACCGACGCGATGA